In Nicotiana tabacum cultivar K326 chromosome 11, ASM71507v2, whole genome shotgun sequence, a single window of DNA contains:
- the LOC107826912 gene encoding uncharacterized protein LOC107826912 codes for MSGRGRPKRNLMKVSATDQRSAKARNAVLELFVSPKGVRIVEPNESVTPRSMQSEHSKDEAYLAGRNGKMKAVDATPVAAQAIAGGSGSGIAQKQAMTPSNNGTVPCSSGTVENNKCAEPGKKRKTQTWANVVGRNKLAMKGMNLQFIAPIIQNGEKIVKLDLEDVEQENEKWSSVIVLYVIGDSPTIGAMERFLSSLGKFLVKPQIYYHNDDYFVIRFSNVEERDQVLYSGPHTVNNRPIIMKAWSADFNLHDEILKTIPLWVRFPNLPLNCWSMKALSKLGSALRNRVYADECTTEAMRISYARMLIEMDVTKPLPRTMKLQDPKGKIIQQEITYDWEPAFYAKCLKIGHDCNETRGPQPQKKIYD; via the coding sequence ATGAGTGGGAGAGGCAGACCTAAGAGGAACCTTATGAAGGTTTCAGCTACAGATCAAAGATCAGCGAAAGCCAGAAATGCAGTCCTAGAGCTATTTGTATCACCAAAAGGAGTGAGGATTGTAGAACCAAATGAATCAGTCACACCTAGGAGCATGCAAAGCGAACATAGCAAGGATGAAGCATATCTAGCTGGTAGAAATGGCAAAATGAAAGCTGTAGATGCCACACCTGTAGCTGCACAAGCTATAGCAGGCGGATCTGGGAGCGGGATAGCTCAAAAACAAGCGATGACTCCGAGTAACAATGGAACAGTACCATGCAGCTCAGGTACTGTCGAAAACAATAAATGTGCTGAACCAGGAAAAAAGAGGAAGACACAAACATGGGCAAATGTGGTAGGGCGCAACAAACTAGCGATGAAAGGTATGAATCTACAATTTATTGCTCCGATAATCCAAAATGGGGAGAAGATTGTAAAACTAGACCTTGAGGATGTAGAACAGGAAAATGAGAAGTGGAGTTCTGTGATTGTGCTGTATGTGATAGGGGATTCACCTACTATTGGAGCAATGGAAAGATTCCTGAGCTCACTAGGTAAATTTTTAGTGAAGCCACAGATCTACTATCATAATGATGACTACTTTGTGATAAGGTTTAGCAATGTGGAAGAAAGAGACCAAGTACTGTATTCCGGGCCTCACACGGTGAACAATCGTCCAATAATCATGAAAGCATGGTCAGCTGATTTTAATTTGCATGATGAAATACTGAAAACCATTCCCCTGTGGGTCAGATTCCCAAATCTACCACTCAATTGCTGGAGTATGAAGGCCCTAAGCAAATTAGGTAGTGCTCTGAGAAATCGTGTTTATGCCGATGAGTGTACTACTGAAGCAATGAGAATATCTTATGCAAGGATGCTAATTGAAATGGACGTCACTAAACCATTGCCTAGAACAATGAAGCTACAAGATCCAAAAGGCAAAATTATACAGCAGGAAATTACATATGATTGGGAACCAGCATTCTATGCTAAATGTCTGAAAATAGGACATGACTGTAATGAAACTAGAGGCCCACAGCCACAGAAAAAGATATATGACTAA